A part of Aurantimicrobium sp. MWH-Uga1 genomic DNA contains:
- the valS gene encoding valine--tRNA ligase has protein sequence MTPANVPDKPALEGLETLWDKRWEESGLYRFRKEGQSRESVYSIDTPPPTASGSLHIGHVFSYTHTDVIARFQRMRGKEVFYPAGWDDNGLPTERRVQNYYGVRCDPSLPYVENFVPPFEGGDNKSSKAADQLPISRKNFIELCEKLTVEDEKQFEDVWRQLGLSVDWTQTYRTISDETITTSQLAFINNYARGEAYQAMAPTLWDVTFRTAVAQAELEDKEMPGAYHRLTFHKPDGGHIEIMTSRPELLPACVALVAHPDDERYKPYFGKTVKTPVFGVEVPVLAHHLAQPDKGTGIAMICTFGDVTDVIWWRELNLPTRAVIGFDGRFVSEAPEGIQSPQAQAAYAELAGKTAFSAKTAMVEMLKASGEMLGEPEPISHPVKFFEKGDKPLEIVSTRQWYLVNGAKDDQLKKKLIDLGQEMSWHPDFMRVRYENWVNGLNGDWLISRQRFFGVPIPVWYPLDGDGNPVFDEPIIAKREQLPVDPSTDVPDGYTEAQRGIPGGFQGEVDVMDTWATSSLTPQLAGGWERDEDLWNLVFPYDLRPQGQDIIRTWLFSTMLRSALQNDGKPWTNAAISGFIVDPDRKKMSKSKGNVVTPADMLDQHGSDAVRYWAASSRLGTDAAFDPQNPTQIKIGRRLAIKLLNASKFILGFDAPKDTVITNPLDLSMLETLHNVVREATEALENYDHAKALEVTEHYFWTFTDDYLELVKERAYNQEHPEQASAAAALNQALTVFLRLLAPVLPFAAEEAWSWFNDDSIHRSTWPVPGDDVIGNPEVLKAASEALIGIRRAKTEASASQKTEVLTATIAASEATISLLEAAQSDLMATGRIAQLTFEEASELGVSQIELAPAPETTQEK, from the coding sequence ATGACGCCCGCGAATGTTCCTGACAAGCCGGCTCTAGAAGGACTTGAAACTCTCTGGGATAAAAGATGGGAAGAGTCAGGTCTGTACCGCTTCCGCAAGGAAGGTCAGAGCCGCGAGAGTGTTTACTCCATTGACACCCCTCCCCCCACCGCATCTGGCTCACTGCACATCGGGCACGTATTCAGTTACACCCACACAGATGTCATCGCCCGTTTCCAACGCATGCGCGGCAAGGAAGTTTTCTACCCTGCAGGTTGGGATGACAACGGTCTTCCCACGGAACGTCGCGTTCAGAACTACTACGGAGTACGCTGCGACCCCAGTCTCCCCTATGTTGAGAACTTTGTTCCACCATTCGAAGGCGGAGACAATAAAAGCTCAAAGGCAGCGGATCAGCTTCCCATTAGCCGCAAGAACTTCATTGAACTGTGTGAAAAGCTCACCGTAGAAGATGAAAAGCAATTCGAGGATGTTTGGCGTCAACTCGGTCTTTCTGTGGACTGGACCCAGACTTATCGCACCATCTCTGATGAGACCATCACCACCAGCCAGTTGGCTTTCATCAATAACTACGCACGTGGTGAGGCATACCAGGCGATGGCTCCGACCCTGTGGGATGTGACTTTCCGCACTGCAGTGGCACAGGCTGAACTCGAAGATAAAGAAATGCCTGGCGCCTACCACCGTTTGACTTTCCACAAGCCTGACGGAGGTCACATAGAGATCATGACCAGCCGTCCCGAGCTACTTCCTGCCTGTGTTGCTCTGGTGGCACACCCCGATGACGAGCGTTACAAGCCCTATTTCGGCAAGACAGTGAAGACCCCTGTCTTCGGTGTTGAGGTTCCTGTTCTCGCTCACCACCTGGCGCAACCAGACAAGGGCACAGGTATTGCCATGATCTGTACCTTTGGTGACGTCACCGACGTGATCTGGTGGCGTGAACTCAACCTGCCAACCCGCGCTGTCATCGGCTTTGATGGTCGTTTCGTATCCGAAGCGCCAGAAGGAATTCAATCCCCTCAAGCACAAGCTGCGTACGCTGAGCTTGCTGGCAAGACTGCCTTCAGCGCTAAGACCGCCATGGTCGAGATGCTCAAGGCATCAGGTGAGATGCTCGGCGAACCGGAGCCTATTTCGCATCCAGTTAAATTCTTCGAAAAGGGCGACAAACCACTTGAAATTGTCTCCACTCGCCAATGGTATTTAGTCAACGGCGCCAAGGATGACCAACTAAAGAAGAAGCTTATTGATCTTGGGCAGGAAATGTCATGGCACCCCGACTTTATGCGTGTTCGCTACGAGAACTGGGTCAATGGTCTTAACGGTGACTGGCTCATCTCCCGTCAGCGGTTCTTTGGTGTACCCATTCCTGTATGGTACCCACTCGATGGTGATGGCAACCCCGTCTTCGATGAGCCCATCATCGCAAAGAGGGAACAGCTGCCCGTTGATCCTTCCACCGATGTTCCCGATGGCTACACCGAAGCACAGCGCGGTATCCCAGGAGGTTTCCAGGGTGAAGTTGACGTCATGGACACCTGGGCAACCTCAAGTCTGACCCCTCAACTAGCTGGTGGGTGGGAGCGTGATGAGGACCTGTGGAATCTGGTATTCCCATACGACCTGCGCCCCCAAGGTCAGGACATCATACGTACGTGGCTGTTCTCCACCATGTTGCGTTCTGCTTTGCAAAACGATGGCAAGCCATGGACCAATGCTGCAATTTCTGGCTTTATTGTCGATCCTGACCGTAAAAAGATGTCCAAGTCCAAGGGCAACGTCGTCACTCCTGCAGACATGCTGGATCAGCACGGCTCCGATGCTGTGCGTTATTGGGCGGCAAGCAGTCGTTTGGGAACAGACGCAGCCTTCGACCCACAAAACCCCACCCAGATCAAGATTGGCCGCCGCTTAGCGATCAAGCTCTTGAATGCATCCAAGTTCATCTTGGGATTCGATGCTCCAAAAGACACTGTGATAACCAATCCACTGGATTTGAGCATGCTCGAAACTCTTCACAACGTGGTTCGAGAGGCAACTGAGGCGTTGGAGAACTATGACCACGCCAAAGCATTAGAAGTGACAGAACATTACTTCTGGACCTTCACAGATGACTATCTCGAGTTAGTCAAAGAACGTGCCTATAACCAAGAGCACCCAGAGCAGGCTTCCGCAGCTGCTGCTCTCAACCAAGCACTAACTGTTTTTCTGCGTCTACTCGCACCTGTTCTGCCATTTGCCGCAGAAGAAGCATGGTCCTGGTTCAATGACGACAGTATTCACCGTTCTACCTGGCCTGTTCCAGGAGATGATGTTATTGGTAACCCCGAGGTACTCAAGGCCGCCTCCGAGGCACTTATTGGTATTCGTCGAGCAAAAACTGAAGCCTCAGCTAGCCAAAAGACTGAGGTTCTCACAGCGACTATCGCTGCATCGGAAGCAACTATTTCTCTCCTTGAAGCTGCTCAGAGTGACTTGATGGCTACAGGTCGAATTGCACAACTCACCTTCGAAGAAGCATCCGAGCTTGGTGTGAGCCAGATTGAACTTGCCCCAGCACCGGAAACCACGCAGGAAAAGTGA
- the ileS gene encoding isoleucine--tRNA ligase, whose protein sequence is MTYPRRNAFGQQTEIVPSPSFPAIEEQILAFWEKDDTFKASIEQRADGDEWVFYDGPPFANGLPHYGHLLTGYAKDLFPRYQTMRGKKVDRRFGWDTHGLPAELEAMRQLGITKKEEIEQMGIAAFNAEARSSVLRYTGEWEQYVTRQARWVDFENDYKTLDISFMESVIWAFKRLYDKGLAYEGFRVLPYCWNDETPLSNHELRMDDDVYKMRQDQSVTVTFPLTGDKATALGLAGVRALAWTTTPWTLPTNAALAVGPTIRYAIVPAGPNGAADGAACCEADYLIAEDLLGNYAKDLGYEDAASAHEAVKSHIVGQDLDGVTYDRLWDYYADDEEYQANAWKILVADYVTTADGTGVVHQAPAYGEEDQKVCETAGIGVRVSVDDGGKFLSRFAEVAGMQVFEANKPLTTLLREQGRLLRVASYEHSYPHCWRCRQPLIYRAVSSWFVSVTSFRDRMEELNQDINWVPENVKDGQFGKWIANARDWSISRNRYWGSPIPVWKSDNPEYPRIDVYGSLDEIEADFGVRPTDLHRPFIDELTRPNPDDPTGQSTMRRIEDVLDVWFDSGSMPFAQVHYPFDNQEWFDSHNPADFIVEYIGQTRGWFYTLHILATALFDRPAFKNVVSHGIVLGSDGQKMSKSLRNYPDVSEVFDRDGSDAMRWFLMSSPVLRGGNLIVTEEGIREGVRQLLLPLWNSYYFFSLYANADNYEATWRTDSTNVLDRYLLAKTGDLIREVQGHLDSLDSTNAAEALRNFADVLTNWYVRRSRDRFWTGGESAREAFDTLYTVLETLCRVAAPMLPLITENIWQGLTGGRSVHLENWPDAGLFPADESLVASMDAVREITSSSLALRKKVGLRVRLPLADLTVVSEHAQALGEFSDILRDELNVKQVTLVPLTEGSAAQYGITSKLSVNARAAGPRLGKQVQHIIQAAKAGDWSETDGVVSAGGVELVEGEYELTLETGEGADGARALALLPAGGFVLLDTVTTSELEAEGLARDVIRAVQDTRKAAGFEVSDRILLNVFCFAEADAQALKLTTDANIAADTLATEFGVHDPIFHSELAQLEKVSPAEWLPGMLSHTPEHYAVFPAGQYANEGSFVVAVSRVNRVLNV, encoded by the coding sequence GTGACGTATCCCCGCCGTAATGCATTCGGACAGCAGACCGAGATCGTTCCTTCGCCATCTTTTCCTGCCATCGAGGAACAGATTCTCGCTTTCTGGGAGAAAGACGACACATTTAAGGCATCCATCGAACAGCGTGCCGATGGTGACGAGTGGGTCTTCTATGACGGTCCTCCCTTTGCTAATGGTCTTCCACACTACGGGCATCTTCTCACCGGATACGCCAAGGATCTGTTCCCTCGCTACCAGACCATGCGTGGCAAGAAGGTGGATCGCCGCTTCGGCTGGGATACACATGGTCTTCCCGCCGAACTGGAAGCTATGCGTCAATTAGGCATTACCAAGAAAGAAGAAATCGAACAGATGGGCATTGCTGCATTCAACGCAGAAGCTCGCTCCTCAGTTCTTCGCTACACCGGCGAATGGGAACAGTACGTTACACGCCAGGCTCGCTGGGTTGATTTTGAGAACGACTACAAGACTCTTGATATTTCCTTCATGGAGTCCGTGATTTGGGCGTTCAAGCGTCTCTATGACAAGGGCCTGGCTTATGAAGGTTTCCGGGTTCTTCCATATTGCTGGAATGACGAGACTCCGCTGTCAAACCACGAGTTGCGTATGGACGATGACGTCTACAAGATGCGTCAAGACCAGTCGGTCACAGTTACTTTCCCTCTCACCGGTGACAAGGCAACTGCTTTAGGACTTGCTGGGGTTCGAGCCCTCGCATGGACGACCACACCCTGGACGCTTCCAACAAATGCGGCACTAGCTGTTGGGCCAACCATTCGCTACGCGATTGTTCCAGCTGGGCCCAATGGTGCAGCTGATGGTGCTGCATGCTGTGAAGCGGACTATCTGATCGCAGAGGATCTGTTAGGCAACTATGCCAAGGATTTGGGCTATGAGGATGCGGCATCCGCCCACGAAGCAGTGAAGTCTCATATCGTGGGCCAGGATCTTGATGGTGTGACCTATGACCGTCTCTGGGATTACTACGCAGATGATGAGGAATATCAGGCAAACGCCTGGAAAATCCTTGTCGCAGACTATGTCACCACTGCAGACGGTACTGGTGTTGTTCACCAAGCACCTGCCTATGGTGAAGAGGACCAAAAGGTCTGTGAAACCGCAGGCATTGGTGTGCGCGTTTCTGTTGATGATGGAGGAAAGTTCCTCTCTCGTTTCGCAGAGGTTGCGGGCATGCAGGTTTTTGAAGCAAACAAGCCGCTGACGACACTGCTGCGCGAACAAGGCCGACTCTTGCGTGTGGCTTCCTATGAGCACAGCTACCCACACTGTTGGCGTTGCCGTCAGCCTTTGATTTATCGTGCGGTTTCTTCCTGGTTCGTTTCTGTCACCTCATTCCGAGATCGGATGGAAGAACTCAACCAAGACATCAATTGGGTTCCTGAGAACGTCAAAGACGGACAATTTGGAAAGTGGATCGCTAACGCTCGCGACTGGTCTATTTCACGAAACCGCTATTGGGGATCGCCCATTCCTGTGTGGAAGTCAGACAACCCCGAATACCCTCGCATTGACGTGTACGGATCTCTCGATGAAATCGAAGCCGACTTTGGTGTACGTCCCACTGATTTACACCGACCTTTCATTGATGAGTTGACCAGGCCGAATCCTGATGACCCAACTGGCCAATCCACAATGCGTCGTATTGAAGATGTCCTTGATGTCTGGTTCGACTCTGGTTCGATGCCTTTTGCTCAGGTGCATTATCCGTTTGACAACCAGGAATGGTTTGACAGCCACAACCCGGCTGATTTCATCGTGGAGTACATCGGTCAAACTCGTGGCTGGTTCTACACATTACACATTTTGGCTACCGCACTCTTTGATCGCCCTGCATTCAAGAACGTTGTCTCTCACGGAATTGTGCTCGGTAGTGATGGTCAAAAAATGTCTAAGTCGCTGAGGAACTATCCTGACGTTTCTGAGGTCTTTGACCGCGATGGCTCAGATGCCATGCGCTGGTTCTTGATGAGCTCTCCAGTTCTGCGTGGCGGTAATCTCATCGTGACCGAGGAAGGAATTCGCGAGGGCGTCCGTCAGTTGTTATTGCCTCTGTGGAATAGCTATTACTTCTTCAGTTTGTATGCCAACGCTGACAACTATGAAGCCACCTGGCGCACAGACAGTACCAATGTGCTCGACCGATATCTCCTTGCTAAGACAGGCGATCTCATTCGTGAGGTTCAAGGTCATTTGGACAGTTTGGATTCTACGAACGCTGCAGAAGCACTTCGCAACTTTGCTGACGTGTTGACTAACTGGTACGTGAGACGTTCCCGAGATCGTTTCTGGACTGGAGGAGAGAGTGCGCGTGAAGCATTCGACACGCTGTACACCGTGCTCGAAACTCTCTGCCGAGTAGCCGCTCCGATGCTTCCGCTCATTACTGAAAATATTTGGCAAGGTCTGACAGGTGGACGTTCGGTTCATTTGGAAAACTGGCCAGACGCTGGACTATTCCCAGCAGATGAATCGCTCGTTGCTTCCATGGATGCTGTTCGAGAAATCACGTCCTCTTCTCTTGCTCTGCGAAAGAAGGTTGGCTTGCGTGTTCGACTCCCGCTAGCGGATCTCACCGTTGTTTCGGAGCATGCACAAGCTCTTGGGGAATTTAGCGATATCTTGCGAGATGAACTTAACGTCAAGCAGGTTACTTTGGTTCCATTAACAGAAGGTTCCGCTGCGCAATACGGGATCACTTCCAAACTCAGTGTCAACGCACGTGCTGCAGGTCCTCGCCTAGGTAAGCAAGTTCAGCACATCATTCAGGCCGCCAAGGCAGGGGATTGGTCAGAAACAGATGGCGTTGTCTCAGCCGGGGGTGTTGAACTCGTCGAGGGTGAGTATGAGCTCACTTTAGAAACCGGTGAAGGCGCTGATGGTGCTCGAGCCCTGGCGTTGTTACCTGCAGGTGGCTTTGTCTTACTCGATACAGTCACCACCTCTGAACTTGAAGCAGAAGGTTTAGCGCGTGATGTGATTCGTGCAGTTCAAGACACCCGAAAAGCTGCAGGATTTGAGGTTTCAGACAGAATTCTTTTGAACGTATTTTGCTTTGCTGAAGCTGATGCCCAGGCACTCAAGTTGACGACGGATGCCAATATCGCTGCAGATACTCTTGCCACCGAATTTGGTGTTCATGATCCTATATTCCACAGTGAACTTGCACAGTTGGAAAAAGTATCTCCAGCTGAGTGGCTACCAGGGATGCTTTCACACACTCCAGAACATTATGCGGTGTTCCCCGCCGGACAATACGCGAATGAGGGTAGCTTTGTAGTGGCTGTTTCGCGTGTGAATCGAGTACTCAATGTCTAG